In Telopea speciosissima isolate NSW1024214 ecotype Mountain lineage chromosome 10, Tspe_v1, whole genome shotgun sequence, the DNA window ATGTATGGAGAGAGATACTACTTTTAATTGCGATTCCATTTGCCGACTCCCAAAGTGCCAGCTAATCTACCGACTATGTATCAAATTTCTCTTAGATCCAGCTATGGTTCTAAGTATTTGTATCGTATCGCTTGTATCGGGTGATACATATCTGTTTTGTTAGTCAtcaatatcgatatcgatatcgtaACGATATCATCTCAATAGCACGATATAGAAAAGGGATAGAATGGtcagaaaattcatttttttaaagagatttaGAGGTAATTTTATCTAATACAGTCGATCCAAGctgatatcgtatcggtattATATCGATTTTGCAAGTTATCGATACCcgttccaataccgtgcacAAAAACCATTGATCCAGCTGTCCtatcccttctcttctttttacgGGATCCATGcttcgaataaaaaaaatcagaaccttCTCTTGAACTATATCCTTCTAGAGGGAGTGTTCTCAGACTTCTTGAATTTAGTTAGTAgtaataaggaaaaagaatgctgcctgATCGCGTGGATACTACACTCAAACATATGAGCACCTGAAATTATCGCCCTCACAACCTATCATTGTATTTCTCTTAGGGGTTTAAATATTAGACCTAGTAATGCATGAGTCCCATACCATGAAGAAGATTGGTCTTATGTGTACTCTAGGCATATGCACGTTGCATTTCTAAAAGTACAATGAAAGGGATTAGGTTGTCTAGAAAATTTCAAGTATGCTTTTAGTCACTTTTTCCACTTTCACTTTTGTGGGAGACGTAATATATTGTAGGGgcattgttctctgtgccgcagtgcagcctgcacccaggcacatgggggtgggcacaatgagcACCCTGCCctcctgcacaggctgcccatgtgcctgggcgcaggctgcgctgtggcacagagttCATTCTCCCTATATTGTATTAGAGGTGTTAGGTACTTAGGTATTAGTTTCCATTAAAGAAATGGAGCTTTTAGATTTTGGTTAATGAGAtagtttgaaaaaataaagtaaacctcaaaattcaaatataaagaaaataaaatccctTCAACCAATTGGAACTACAATAGTAGCTAGTAAATAAATTTCACCTAAATTATTCTCAAAGTTATACAGTAGAAACATTTGAATTCACCTTTCAATTACTATAAAATTAAACAAGAAGAGGTtagatatttaattttttgtagTACTAGAAAATAATCAGAAATAAACAAATTTGAATATCTTCCTAGTATTTTAATGGTTAAATTTGTATCGAATAGATATACTTACCCAAATTCCTCTTCAAGTTCTATCTAGTTGTCTAATCTCCCAATAAAGCCTAACCACGTTCattttaattataataataagttgaACTTAAATCAATAGTTAAGAATAATATGAAAATGGCAAAGATAAATTAATTTAAGTAatctttcgttttttttttattttttaaattagtaTACTTATTTTATTTAACAATAAATTACGTCGTGAACTTCATACAAAGTATGTTTGAGTGGAAAGGTGTGTGTACAAATGTAACTTAtgaattttaatattaaaatatctacaaaaaattaaattttatattaaaatatctaaaaaaaatagtattaaGTGGCAGATATGGATATGATGAAACCTAGTTTCTGTCCTTCAAATTATTATTGGTGAAGATTAATTATGTCATGCTCTTAATCCCTATCCATATGAGTTTTAGATGTTAACTATGTTTGTTAAATATCAAAACAGGATTTTGTGAGTGAAAGCTACTCTTGTGGTTTGGAATCACAGAAGATGACTCCCTGGCTCGGAAGGTCCTGCTCGATTGCATGCACGACAGGTTGGCCACTTTCCGCTCCTTGGTTGCGGAGAGATATGTTTTTTCTCAATGCCTTGAGTTGTTGCATGTTCAAATAAATCTCTactatttatccaaaaaaaaaaaaaaaattgttaaggTAATGGCATGGAAAATGCAAGACAAACACAATCTTGCAAGAATGCTCTCTTTAAGAACTTTCCAAAACAAACACGGAATTGCTTctgcttcttttccttccttcaaGTACTCTTTTTAAGTCCTAATCCATTGACGAAGTTAACATCTGtaaacttttttgttttttggtacaAAGACCCTTAACATCTGTAAActtattaattataaaaacttaaaaagtagGTATCCCGTTGGTGTTACAATGTGATTAAAGTAAGTGATGTATTGCTTGCATGTGTAACCTAACCAACCTAAGTGATGCCTTGGAGTGGTGTTGATCATGGATCCGACTCCTCCACTTTCGCCTGCCCAGTACTGCCGTGCACTTCCACACACAAATGCGGTGGAAAGTACTGCCTTACCAAAGCGGTATAttccgccttgcttgtgtgtgggcaAACACGACAGcaggggcaggcggaagtagaggagttgAATTGTTCGATCATTAAGAGCCATGCATGCATCTATAACCTAACCCTTACgtattgctgtatttttttttggtaaattacgTATTGTTGCATTATGTTCAGTGTCCAGATCTTCTATGACACGCTGCCTATAACGGCCTAAGCAACGCACAAATAGGGCACGACACAATGACCGCATTACCCCTACCCGAGCACCTTAcccgagcaagggtaaggcgatcattgcacctCGCCTTATTTGTATGCCACTTAGGCTGCTACGGACAACGCGCCATAGAAGATCATGATCCATTACGTTCAACATTAGTACAAAGTATATATAGAGAATCATGTTGAAATTTCtacccccaagaaaaaaaattcatgctGAAATGATACTGCAAGAGGGTAGGGGAGAGACacggtttgaggaatcggtatttAGATTGGCCGAATCCTATCAGTATCAGCAGGAGAGGCCGATAACAATTCAGATTCCGGATTTCTTTAAACAATTGGATTTAGAAACAAATCCACAACTTTCACTCATCTGAATCCTTAGAAAAAAGAACAGGTTGCAAACAACAAcacagagagagaaaaatttCAGAACCTCTTCTTGTCATCATGGCATCACCTCATATAAGGGTGGATTTCATTACCATACTTTGTATTTACTTTACATACATACATCTCTACAATCTCCAACTTTCTCTTCTGTCACCCCCCATATATGAATATATGAGGGTGGGTGGGTGGTTCATACATACATAAATACATACACCTCTACAGTATCAAAGTTTCTTCCTCAACTACGACCCGCAAGTAAAAAGCCTCCCAGTGTTCCCACAAAGGAGAGATggctaaaaagaaaaaaaaaagagatgccAGATTTTGAAGTCTAAGGCTGCTGCACAGTTTCCGCTCTCTTGGACCTAGTGCATCTGTTCCCTGTTCCCTCCCATCTCTAGGGAGTACAGAATAGAGTGATTTTGTAAGTACAAGCTTCAAAATACCCCCTACATACTTCAAGAAGTAGTAGTAttagtgatggtggtggtacACTACGCTTTGCTTTCTTTTACTTTCTCAATTCAGATAAGCCATCATCGAGTAGCTTCTCCTCTGCTTGTGATCCATGGATGCCCTGAAATTTTAAATCAGAAGGACATAAATCAGtaattgaaactgaaaaataataataataaaaaaaaccctgtaaAACGACCCAATCGCTCACAACCAACCGAGGAAACGATCTAACAGAAGGTAAACAAATACAGAATCAGGAAAAAAGAAACCTAAAAATGGGAAACTACAACTTCTGTAACGGAAGAGTCAGTTAGTACGGCACCGATTTCGATCTCACTCTCGTCCAaacgcgagagagagagagataactaAGACAAACAAGTAGAAAGCAAAAATAATACGAAAATTAgtagtaaataaaaaaatcgaAGCAAGAACAGAGTTGCTTTTTAAAAATCTAAGCTAAAACAGAGTCGATCAAAGGGGAAACATCAAACATACTGGCCACAATTTGTTGAATTTGGAAATAAAGCTCCAGaacagaaaattttcaaacaagaGAGATGGATCTCTCTCCAAGACACTAATCTAATCAATGGCACTCGGAACGATGATTCAAGAACGTGAATAGAAATGTCACACTTACCGAGTACTTGCTCGGCCGAGAATCTCTTGGAGACGTCCTTTGAAAGCATCTTCCGCAGAAGATCCTTTGCCGCCGGGGAAACGGAGTAAAAGATCCGAGTCGGAAAGCGGAGATTGCCACGAAGCACCGCCTCAAAGATCTCAGCCGCAGAATCACCATAAAAAGGTGGGATTCCGGCCAACAGTATGTACAAAATAACACCCGCACTCCAAATGTCCACCTTCTCACTGTAATCCCTCCCAGAAAGCACCTCAGGCGCAACATAGTAAGGCGTCCCAACTATCCCCCTCATAGGTAATCCGTCGTGAAAGATCTCAGCAGATCCAAAATCAGCCAGCTTCAACCGGTTCCGACTGTCAAAGAGTATGTTATCAGGCTTAATGTCACGATGAGCAACACCTCTCCGGTGACAATGAGCGATTGCCTCCATTAAAGGCACCATAATAGCAGCAGTTTCGACATCAGAGAAGGTACGGTTGGAGATACGATCGTAGAGGTCGGAAGAATCGCAGAGCTCCATAACGATGTCAAGATAAGCTTCATCTTCGTAAACATCGACGATTTCAACAATGTTAGGGTTTCCCCTGAGAAATTGCATGATCTTGGATTCTTTCTCGACGCATTCTCGATCAACGGAGTCAGTGAGGAGACGCTTGTCGATAGATTTCAAGGCGAAGAACTCGCCGGTTGCAGGAAAGAAGCACCGGAAAACGGTACCGAATCTTCCCTGACCGATCTCTTCGCAAACCTGGTAGACTCTCTTCAATCCTTCGCTCATCTCCCAATGTTTCGTTTCTTTCTCTGTAACGTACTAAAACTTAAACTGTCTTGTTTGGAAGATAATGGAAGGCTGCTGTGAGCATTTATAGAAGAAGGAAGTAGGGAAAATTATTTATATTCCTGTTTTGCccctttcttttaaaaaaaagggcatgAGTTTCACTTCACACTAGGGGAGCATAAGATGCTGTGAGGGTGATGTTTGGACTATCGGATCTCCAGAATGGTTAAGTTAAGAGATCAAAAACGTCTAGAAGAttattaaagaacaaaaaaatttctAGAAGATTTGTGTTATTTAACTGCTGGATTAAGAGCTGAAGGGCTTTCAAAGACCAATTCTTCTCCCAAGTCGTTTAATTTTAAGGTATTtgtcttgttttttttcccctcatttCTTTCCATGATTCATGCTAAGGTAGGTTGtcggttttgtttttttttaagttttatatGAAGAACACCATATAACGAAGATGAAGAATCGAGCAACCGTCTAGGGAGTGACAGCATATATGGAGGACAGTTGGATAATAGTGGAGAGGGAGGCCGTCCACCTAACGGTGCAAGACATGGAGATGATCTGTGCTGGCTGAGTATTGGTGCACATGGGGATAGACAATTGACACAAATTCGAAATGTCGGACTCCATCATCCAGTTAAGCGATCGATAGAGGAGGATCCATTTCAATTCCATCGATGGAAGAGGAGGCaaattatgattttgatgagacaATGACAAATCTTTCTAATCACGATGATGGAGATATGGGTTAGGAAGTTTAGGAGGAGATAACTACTAATACTTCAGACACTCCGTTATGGCCTCAGTGATCTTCAATAGAGACATATGGTCAGAAGAAGCAACATATATTTGATGATGCTAGTACATGGTACATTGGTGAGCAGAGGTAGGGATGTATTTCATATATTGGATAGTCTGGGTCTAAGACTTGAGCCCCAGACCATACACAGATGTaacgtttttattttttccgtCTCAGCTTGCCTATCCACCACAATTTACTTACATGTTTGAGTCGAGCCACCAATCACATGGAGATGGTAGTCAGATTGTTGATCAAAGTGGCATGGGATCCTACTTCCAGCAGTTCTACAAGATCTCTAACAACAAGACCCATGACTCTAATAGTCAACCGATGGACAGAACATTTGGTGCACGGGTGGTATTAAttcggattaaaaaaaaaaaaacttatactCCATTTGTTGTTGCAGATTACAAGCTGAAGTCTGATGTTAACCTACGATCATTGATGATGAAAGCAAtcggaaaaaaaattgtaatatcATTATTTCTGTACTTGTGGAATATATTGGTGATATATGCTATACTCTTGTTTACAccatttcttttaaaatttattttatactTCTTCTCGTTGCTTTTATGTTACATTATTAATGTCTGTGTGTAGGTAACTTTTATGcgctattttatttattttctattaatatatattccttaatttttagaaatattttgtaaaatgttacatttttttgctttattttgttcaaattttcactaaaatatattcattttttcattttgcattttaattaaaataaaatatttatgattttttaaatattgtAGTGATTAATATCACCTTTGTATTTTTATCCATTTTTAAGAATATTTTACACATTTAttgtaattttatattttatccatgtttcattaaaaattaattttccaaaatttcctCTCATTTTGCTTTATTCAAGTTTTCCAATATTCATGCCTTTTTACACTTTTcttgatttcaaaattttattattcttttggaCGAGTATGAGCTAATGTAAGAACCATTACTGAAAAGTGCATTTTTCACCTTTTTAGACCAATCTGCCCAAATTTACGGTGATCCAGATCGGTATCGATCGAGACCAATCCCGTATTCGTCTATTTGATATcaattcctaaaaccctaattacaacaagatttcCCCCTCTCCACCCCAcacccccctaaaaaaaaggttataattatttgtttttgtgCAAAGACTCCCCACATTGAGAGAATTTCTTAGGACTTAACAGGAAACTGTTGTACAATATGAATGAGATCCTCAAGACAAGATGACTCCTAAAACCTTGATGAGGGAAGGAAGTTGCTCATTCTGATATAGCATTGGTCAAAACATTAGTagatctatttataataataaaaagggaagcagttttctatctGGGAGTGTTGCCTAGGCTAGCACCCCCAATGTGTTTATTTCTGTCCTCCTTATAATAAGAGGTAGACCTGTCTTTTCataaggggaggagagagatagactgaTGGGAGTGTTAGCGTAGGCCACAACACTCCtagacaaagttctttttctctaataaaaaactacaaaaagcAAAGTTGGTCATGCAaactcttttaatttttatactACATTGGGAGTGAAAACCAATTCGCATCTTCGTTGTTAGAATAGCTTTCAAAGAAAAAGTGAAAGAATTTAATATTTTGGGGAACATAGTAAAACCCTTATCGAGTTTGTGAAACTTAAGATAATATGGTGAACCTTCATGGTGGACCcaaggaaaactttttccaaGAAGTTATGTCCACTCAAATGGCGATTGCATATATTTGATCATAAAAGTTGAAACTCTCTAATGTATGTGTGTGGGGAAGGGGGGGAGAGATTATATCCTGCAATTCTTTGTCCGGTCCAATTTCCTAGTTCCTATATTAAGAGGGGGATGGATCCCATCTAGACAGAGTGTTCGAACAGGGATGAAATAATCATTGTGCCCCTGTTTGTTAGGGGCATTAGGAGAACTAgacaggggataaagatcctagGGTGGGGTA includes these proteins:
- the LOC122641338 gene encoding phosphoenolpyruvate carboxylase kinase 1-like; protein product: MSEGLKRVYQVCEEIGQGRFGTVFRCFFPATGEFFALKSIDKRLLTDSVDRECVEKESKIMQFLRGNPNIVEIVDVYEDEAYLDIVMELCDSSDLYDRISNRTFSDVETAAIMVPLMEAIAHCHRRGVAHRDIKPDNILFDSRNRLKLADFGSAEIFHDGLPMRGIVGTPYYVAPEVLSGRDYSEKVDIWSAGVILYILLAGIPPFYGDSAAEIFEAVLRGNLRFPTRIFYSVSPAAKDLLRKMLSKDVSKRFSAEQVLGHPWITSRGEATR